A region from the Clavibacter sp. A6099 genome encodes:
- a CDS encoding GNAT family N-acetyltransferase, producing the protein MTTRIRLAASSDLDALQGIEDAADRLLVDLLDPEGWPPAPTGASRAAEPGFLLVAEEEAGGSDTGLVGFAHVLEVDGLAHLEQVSVPPEHGRRGHGRALVEAAADEARRRGHRRITLRTFADVPWNAPAYARAGFVEEPPATPFHVALVETEARLGLDRLGRRIQMGRELDA; encoded by the coding sequence GTGACCACCCGCATCCGTCTCGCCGCCTCCTCCGACCTCGATGCGCTGCAGGGGATCGAGGACGCGGCCGACCGTCTGCTCGTCGACCTGCTGGATCCTGAGGGCTGGCCGCCGGCGCCCACCGGTGCGTCGCGCGCTGCGGAGCCCGGGTTCCTGCTGGTGGCGGAGGAGGAGGCCGGGGGATCCGACACCGGGCTCGTCGGCTTCGCGCACGTCCTCGAGGTCGACGGCCTCGCGCACCTGGAGCAGGTCTCCGTGCCGCCGGAGCACGGCCGCCGCGGCCACGGGCGCGCGCTCGTCGAGGCGGCCGCGGATGAGGCCCGACGGCGCGGCCACCGGCGGATCACGCTGCGCACGTTCGCCGACGTGCCATGGAACGCGCCCGCCTACGCTCGCGCCGGCTTCGTCGAGGAGCCGCCCGCGACGCCGTTCCACGTGGCGCTCGTGGAGACGGAGGCGCGGCTCGGCCTCGACCGGCTCGGTCGGCGGATCCAGATGGGGCGCGAGCTGGACGCATGA
- a CDS encoding SulP family inorganic anion transporter — MASGTAIPTVPAPPVRHPSPTVLQALRSPRLLSREVLAGLVVALALIPEAISFSIIAGVDPRVGLFSSFVMAVAIAFLGGRPAMITAATGAVALVVAPVVRDHGLDYLIATVILGGLLQIVLGLLGVAKLMRFIPRSVMVGFVNALAILIFSAQIPNLVGVPWLVYPLVAVGIAIIVLMPRITKVVPAPLVAIVVVTVAVVVTALAVPTVGDEGALPDSLPTLFIPDVPLTFDTLRIIAPYALALALVGILESLMTAKLVDDITDTPSRKTRETLGQGGANILSGLFGGMGGCAMIGQTMINVKASGARTRISTFLAGVFLLILVVGLGDVVAIIPMAALVAVMIMVSVGTFDWHSIRPSTLRRMPVGETLVMVLTVIVVVLTDNLAIGVIVGVIAAMIVFARRVAHFATVERTERTDEDGAPVAHYAVVGELFFASSNDLTTQFDYAGDPERVVIDMTGSHVWDASTVAALDAITHKYERHGKRAVISGMNASSAAMHGRLAGELGAGH, encoded by the coding sequence ATGGCCTCAGGAACAGCCATCCCCACCGTCCCCGCGCCGCCCGTGCGCCACCCCAGCCCCACCGTCCTCCAGGCGCTGCGGAGCCCCCGCCTGCTCAGCCGCGAGGTGCTCGCCGGCCTCGTCGTCGCGCTCGCGCTGATCCCCGAGGCGATCTCGTTCTCGATCATCGCGGGCGTGGATCCGCGCGTCGGCCTCTTCTCCTCCTTCGTGATGGCCGTCGCCATCGCGTTCCTCGGCGGCCGGCCCGCCATGATCACGGCCGCCACCGGCGCCGTCGCGCTCGTCGTGGCGCCGGTCGTCCGCGACCACGGCCTCGACTACCTCATCGCCACCGTGATCCTCGGCGGGCTCCTGCAGATCGTGCTGGGCCTCCTCGGCGTCGCGAAGCTCATGCGCTTCATCCCGCGCTCGGTGATGGTCGGCTTCGTCAACGCGCTCGCGATCCTCATCTTCTCCGCGCAGATCCCGAACCTCGTGGGCGTGCCGTGGCTCGTCTACCCGCTCGTGGCCGTCGGCATCGCGATCATCGTGCTGATGCCGCGGATCACGAAGGTCGTCCCGGCGCCGCTCGTCGCGATCGTCGTGGTCACCGTCGCGGTGGTCGTCACCGCGCTCGCCGTGCCGACCGTGGGCGACGAGGGCGCGCTGCCCGACAGCCTGCCGACCCTCTTCATCCCGGACGTGCCGCTCACGTTCGACACGCTGCGGATCATCGCGCCGTACGCGCTCGCGCTGGCACTCGTCGGGATCCTCGAGTCGCTGATGACCGCCAAGCTCGTCGACGACATCACCGACACCCCGTCGCGCAAGACCCGCGAGACGCTCGGCCAGGGCGGCGCGAACATCCTCTCGGGCCTGTTCGGCGGCATGGGCGGCTGCGCGATGATCGGCCAGACGATGATCAACGTGAAGGCCTCCGGCGCCCGCACCCGCATCTCGACGTTCCTCGCGGGCGTCTTCCTGCTGATCCTCGTGGTCGGCCTCGGCGACGTCGTCGCGATCATCCCGATGGCCGCGCTCGTGGCCGTGATGATCATGGTCTCGGTCGGCACGTTCGACTGGCACAGCATCCGGCCGTCGACGCTGCGCCGCATGCCGGTGGGCGAGACGCTCGTCATGGTGCTCACGGTGATCGTCGTGGTGCTCACCGACAACCTCGCGATCGGCGTCATCGTCGGCGTGATCGCGGCGATGATCGTCTTCGCCCGCCGCGTCGCCCACTTCGCCACGGTCGAGCGCACGGAGCGCACCGACGAGGACGGTGCCCCGGTCGCGCACTACGCCGTCGTCGGCGAGCTGTTCTTCGCCTCCAGCAACGACCTCACCACCCAGTTCGACTACGCGGGCGACCCCGAGCGCGTGGTGATCGACATGACCGGATCCCACGTGTGGGACGCCTCGACCGTCGCCGCCCTCGACGCCATCACCCACAAGTACGAGCGCCACGGCAAGCGGGCCGTCATCAGCGGGATGAACGCCTCATCCGCCGCGATGCACGGCCGCCTCGCGGGGGAGCTCGGCGCGGGGCACTGA
- a CDS encoding putative immunity protein, whose protein sequence is MIDPTDPTLAEGDRRRLIVWAAACGARLLPVFSAERPDDGRLRDAIAGAAAFADGALGVGAMRSLAFACHAAARDAVSPEATAVARAVGQAAAVAHMAAHSRVIPRYTRRALSGEALVAELEWQRENVPADFASYVFG, encoded by the coding sequence ATGATCGACCCGACCGACCCGACGCTCGCCGAGGGTGACCGCAGGCGGCTCATCGTCTGGGCCGCGGCATGCGGAGCCCGGCTCCTCCCGGTCTTCTCCGCGGAACGCCCGGACGACGGCCGACTGCGCGACGCGATCGCGGGAGCGGCGGCCTTCGCAGACGGAGCGCTGGGCGTCGGCGCGATGCGCTCGCTCGCCTTCGCGTGCCATGCCGCCGCGCGCGACGCCGTGTCACCGGAGGCGACGGCCGTCGCACGAGCCGTCGGGCAGGCCGCGGCCGTCGCGCACATGGCCGCCCACAGCCGCGTGATCCCGCGGTACACACGGCGGGCGTTGTCGGGCGAGGCGCTCGTGGCGGAGCTGGAGTGGCAGCGCGAGAACGTGCCCGCGGACTTCGCGTCGTACGTCTTCGGGTGA
- a CDS encoding response regulator transcription factor: protein MDDGPDAARIRAVVVDDAVLLREGLARVLVEAGIDVVAQHADAASFLAALAADAPDVVVMDVRMPPTFSDEGIRATVEARRRVPGIGVLLLSQYVEAAYAEEVFRSGTAGIGYLLKDRVTRLEEIDDAVRRIASGGTVLDPEVVTQLMARRRDPLTALTPREREVLALMAEGRTNAAIARALVIGTGAIEKHVTSIFVKLGLEDTGEDHRRVLAVLAYLG, encoded by the coding sequence ATGGACGACGGCCCGGATGCAGCGCGCATCCGGGCCGTCGTGGTCGACGACGCCGTGCTCCTCCGCGAGGGGCTCGCGCGCGTGCTCGTCGAGGCCGGCATCGACGTCGTCGCCCAGCACGCGGACGCCGCCAGCTTCCTCGCGGCGCTCGCCGCCGACGCCCCCGACGTCGTGGTGATGGACGTCCGCATGCCGCCGACCTTCTCCGACGAGGGGATCCGCGCCACGGTCGAGGCCCGGCGGCGCGTGCCGGGGATCGGCGTGCTGCTGCTCTCCCAGTACGTCGAGGCCGCCTACGCCGAGGAGGTCTTCCGGAGCGGGACGGCAGGGATCGGCTACCTGCTCAAGGACCGGGTGACCCGGCTCGAGGAGATCGACGACGCCGTGCGCCGCATCGCGTCCGGCGGCACCGTGCTCGACCCGGAGGTGGTGACGCAGCTCATGGCCCGACGACGAGATCCCCTCACCGCGCTGACCCCGCGCGAGCGCGAGGTGCTCGCGCTCATGGCCGAGGGCCGCACCAACGCGGCGATCGCGCGGGCCCTGGTCATCGGCACGGGCGCGATCGAGAAGCACGTGACGAGCATCTTCGTGAAGCTCGGCCTCGAGGACACCGGCGAGGACCACCGCCGGGTCCTCGCCGTGCTCGCGTACCTCGGCTGA
- a CDS encoding ribonuclease J — protein MPPTSHAHALDIAKPGRLPRGGLRVTPLGGLGDVGRNMTLFEYEGELLIVDCGVLFPEESQPGINVILPDFSTLRGRLDKITGIVLTHGHEDHIGGVPYLLQERPDIPVIGSRLTLAFISAKLEEHKIKPVTRQVKEGDRITAGKFDLEFVAVNHSIPDGLAVAIRTGAGMVLHTGDFKMDQFPMDRRLTDLGAFARLGEEGVDLFLTDSTNAEVPGFTTAEKDLTPAIEKVFRTAPKRIVVSSFASHVHRIQQVLDSAEQYGRKVSFVGRSMVRNMKIASDLGYLRIPKGLVIDLKALNKLPDDKVTLICTGSQGEPMAALSRMARREHIIEVGEGDTILLASSLIPGNENAIYGVINGLIRWGADVVHKGNAKVHVSGHASAGELVYCYNLVKPRNVLPVHGEWRHLVANAALAESTGVKNALVIEDGVSVDLVNGRASISGRVPAPYVFVDGMTIGVATEEALEERRTLAAEGQITVLGIFDEKEQKLIHPAELITRGFVEHDGWIPEAEAAISTALKNAAAKRHLDGVAAERAMSDGLQRWLQRRHRRTPVVTVIVVDAD, from the coding sequence ATGCCTCCCACGTCCCACGCCCACGCCCTCGACATCGCCAAGCCCGGGCGCCTGCCCCGCGGCGGCCTGCGCGTCACGCCCCTCGGCGGCCTCGGCGACGTCGGCCGCAACATGACGCTGTTCGAGTACGAGGGCGAGCTGCTCATCGTCGACTGCGGCGTCCTCTTCCCCGAGGAGAGCCAGCCCGGCATCAACGTGATCCTCCCCGACTTCAGCACCCTGCGCGGGCGCCTCGACAAGATCACGGGCATCGTCCTCACGCACGGCCACGAGGACCACATCGGCGGCGTCCCCTACCTCCTGCAGGAGCGGCCCGACATCCCCGTCATCGGATCCCGGCTCACGCTCGCGTTCATCAGCGCGAAGCTCGAGGAGCACAAGATCAAGCCCGTCACCCGCCAGGTGAAGGAGGGCGACCGCATCACCGCGGGCAAGTTCGACCTCGAGTTCGTCGCCGTGAACCACTCCATCCCGGACGGCCTCGCCGTCGCGATCCGCACCGGCGCCGGCATGGTCCTGCACACGGGCGACTTCAAGATGGACCAGTTCCCGATGGACCGCCGCCTCACCGACCTCGGCGCGTTCGCACGCCTCGGCGAGGAGGGCGTGGACCTGTTCCTCACCGACTCGACCAACGCGGAGGTCCCCGGCTTCACGACCGCCGAGAAGGACCTCACGCCCGCCATCGAGAAGGTGTTCCGCACGGCGCCCAAGCGCATCGTCGTCTCCAGCTTCGCGAGCCACGTGCACCGGATCCAGCAGGTGCTCGACTCCGCCGAGCAGTACGGCCGCAAGGTCTCGTTCGTGGGCCGCTCGATGGTCCGCAACATGAAGATCGCGTCCGACCTCGGCTACCTGCGCATCCCCAAGGGCCTCGTCATCGACCTCAAGGCGCTGAACAAGCTGCCGGACGACAAGGTCACGCTCATCTGCACGGGTTCGCAGGGCGAGCCGATGGCGGCGCTGAGCCGCATGGCGCGCCGCGAGCACATCATCGAGGTGGGCGAGGGCGACACGATCCTCCTGGCCAGCTCGCTCATCCCCGGCAACGAGAACGCCATCTACGGCGTGATCAACGGCCTGATCCGCTGGGGCGCGGACGTCGTGCACAAGGGCAACGCGAAGGTGCACGTCTCCGGCCACGCCAGCGCCGGCGAGCTCGTCTATTGCTACAACCTCGTCAAGCCGCGCAACGTGCTGCCCGTGCACGGCGAGTGGCGCCACCTCGTCGCCAACGCCGCGCTCGCCGAGAGCACGGGCGTGAAGAACGCGCTCGTCATCGAGGACGGCGTGAGCGTCGACCTGGTCAACGGCCGCGCCTCCATCTCCGGCCGCGTGCCCGCGCCCTACGTCTTCGTCGACGGCATGACCATCGGCGTCGCGACCGAGGAGGCCCTCGAGGAGCGCCGCACGCTGGCCGCCGAGGGGCAGATCACCGTGCTCGGCATCTTCGACGAGAAGGAGCAGAAGCTGATCCACCCGGCCGAGCTCATCACGCGCGGCTTCGTGGAGCACGACGGCTGGATCCCCGAGGCCGAGGCCGCCATCAGCACCGCGCTCAAGAACGCGGCCGCCAAGCGCCACCTCGACGGCGTCGCCGCCGAGCGCGCCATGAGCGACGGCCTGCAGCGCTGGCTCCAGCGCCGCCACCGCCGCACGCCGGTCGTCACGGTGATCGTGGTGGACGCGGACTAG
- a CDS encoding GNAT family N-acetyltransferase → MPAHPAPTIRAYSPADESGWIRCRALSFLGSQYFDDVLPRRPEPAEPSVALVAADPDGTIVGILDIGVEDALATIDTVAVHPDHQGRRIATTLLETAVPLLAGTGATELDAWTREDPAANAWYRGVGFVEQTRYLHVFVGDGDDTSGFTTPEGLGRPVLTFLHAAVEREAEMRARFRRVHVCRRYVQPLGG, encoded by the coding sequence ATGCCCGCGCACCCCGCGCCCACCATCCGCGCCTACTCCCCCGCTGACGAGTCCGGCTGGATCCGCTGCCGCGCGCTCTCGTTCCTCGGCTCGCAGTACTTCGACGACGTGCTGCCGCGGCGCCCGGAACCGGCCGAGCCGTCGGTCGCGCTCGTCGCCGCCGATCCCGACGGCACGATCGTCGGGATCCTCGACATCGGCGTCGAGGACGCCCTCGCCACCATCGACACGGTCGCGGTCCACCCCGACCACCAGGGCCGCCGCATCGCGACGACGCTCCTCGAGACCGCCGTCCCGCTCCTCGCGGGCACCGGCGCCACCGAGCTCGACGCCTGGACCCGCGAGGATCCCGCCGCGAACGCCTGGTACCGCGGCGTCGGCTTCGTCGAGCAGACCCGCTATCTCCACGTCTTCGTGGGCGACGGCGACGACACGAGCGGCTTCACCACGCCCGAGGGCCTCGGCCGGCCGGTGCTCACGTTCCTGCACGCGGCCGTGGAGCGCGAGGCGGAGATGCGGGCGCGGTTCCGGCGCGTGCACGTGTGCCGGAGGTACGTGCAGCCGCTGGGGGGCTGA
- a CDS encoding sensor histidine kinase has translation MNTTPSATEAESTPVPPEELFPEAADASDASDAGGPPSDAAGGSEDVDPDDAPAPRDRRRSFYSSAWRRFPRDIGYLLLTAALCATVYLALPNIVFGLIDQLLWSATGLFAALALSVVLFGALFAARGLGAVERIRIGWAEPRPIRPVDWTPRWTQNRAMRFLSAVANPHYWLHLLHAVVVYPLVAIVTLGAGAILLAGFLGPIAGVFALMALDWRIDPYLTERGFDTGRTEALAVAIGVVAMVLSVVLLPLWARGAVLAHYWVDHALLGGFKSDALERRVQGLEQSRAGAVTAEGQTLRQIERDLHDGPQQRLVRLRMDLAAAERALDTDPERARTLIAEASEHAHDTLEELRALSRGFAPPILLDRGLVAALEALASRATVPVALDVQLPEKLVLPTEVERNVYFTVSELLTNVAKHSEATRADVTLVLMRDFDGARILVARVTDDGRGGASVQEGHGLEGLVGRIGALDGDVSISSPQGGPTRITARVPLVTLNGVPTDGSDRTGTGTGAGGPVGASPDPTA, from the coding sequence ATGAACACCACACCATCCGCGACCGAGGCCGAATCGACGCCCGTGCCACCCGAAGAGCTCTTCCCGGAAGCCGCCGACGCGTCCGACGCGTCCGACGCCGGCGGGCCTCCGTCCGATGCCGCGGGCGGGAGCGAGGACGTGGATCCGGACGACGCCCCCGCTCCCCGCGATCGCCGCCGCTCCTTCTACTCCTCCGCCTGGCGGCGCTTCCCCCGCGACATCGGGTACCTGCTCCTGACCGCGGCGCTGTGCGCCACGGTCTACCTCGCGCTCCCCAACATCGTCTTCGGCCTGATCGACCAGCTCCTCTGGTCGGCGACCGGCCTGTTCGCGGCGCTCGCGCTCTCCGTCGTGCTCTTCGGGGCGCTGTTCGCGGCGCGCGGGCTCGGCGCCGTCGAGCGGATCCGCATCGGGTGGGCCGAGCCCCGGCCGATCCGCCCGGTCGACTGGACGCCGCGGTGGACGCAGAACCGGGCCATGCGCTTCCTGTCCGCGGTCGCCAACCCGCACTACTGGCTGCACCTGCTGCACGCGGTCGTCGTCTACCCGCTCGTGGCCATCGTCACGCTCGGCGCGGGCGCCATCCTGCTCGCCGGGTTCCTCGGGCCCATCGCGGGCGTCTTCGCCCTGATGGCGCTCGACTGGCGCATCGACCCCTACCTCACGGAGCGCGGCTTCGACACGGGGCGCACCGAGGCCCTCGCGGTCGCGATCGGCGTGGTGGCGATGGTCCTGTCCGTCGTGCTGCTCCCGCTCTGGGCGCGCGGCGCCGTGCTCGCCCACTACTGGGTCGACCACGCCCTCCTCGGCGGCTTCAAGTCGGACGCCCTCGAGCGCCGCGTCCAGGGCCTCGAGCAGTCCCGCGCCGGTGCCGTGACGGCCGAGGGGCAGACGCTCCGCCAGATCGAGCGCGACCTGCACGACGGACCGCAGCAGCGCCTCGTGCGGCTGCGCATGGACCTCGCGGCCGCCGAGCGCGCGCTGGACACGGATCCGGAGCGCGCCAGGACGCTCATCGCCGAGGCCTCCGAGCACGCGCACGACACCCTCGAGGAGCTGCGCGCGCTGTCCCGCGGATTCGCCCCGCCGATCCTCCTCGACCGCGGGCTGGTCGCGGCGCTGGAGGCCCTCGCGTCCCGGGCGACCGTCCCCGTGGCGCTCGACGTGCAGCTGCCCGAGAAGCTGGTGCTCCCGACCGAGGTCGAGCGCAACGTCTACTTCACCGTCAGCGAGCTCCTCACCAACGTCGCGAAGCACTCCGAGGCGACCCGCGCGGACGTCACGCTGGTGCTGATGCGGGACTTCGACGGCGCGCGGATCCTCGTGGCCCGCGTGACCGACGACGGCCGGGGCGGCGCGTCCGTGCAGGAGGGCCACGGCCTCGAGGGGCTCGTCGGGCGGATCGGCGCGCTCGACGGCGACGTGAGCATCTCCAGCCCGCAGGGCGGACCCACGCGGATCACCGCGCGTGTCCCGCTCGTGACGCTGAACGGCGTACCGACCGACGGATCCGACCGCACCGGCACCGGCACCGGCGCGGGCGGCCCGGTCGGCGCCTCGCCCGACCCCACCGCGTGA
- a CDS encoding phosphotransferase, with product MDDERHAGLTAAVADLLGRPVTALDDVVREPLEYDAFLAHRSVTRIGGLARLADGAALAWTLVEKRTEGPALAVPYLVANGARELAAYRSGLLDALPAGIRAPHALGTLRDASGGVTLWIEEVRHLGPRPLDRPALLDAAEALGSLAGRWLGRPPVDPWLFTGWIDRHAQPEAAADGTRILAAPGPAARARLGARIPAAARLLAEQDRVRGVLEALPRTLCHHDATGANVFRDAGGIVLIDWESLGPGPVGADLASLLCSSVRRGDASVADVAAVLDVAVDRYARGIRSAGSAVPTDVVRLGLDASMALRWKLAADLVAALDSGSAPRRGSLPDEPGEVAMAELVALLDLVLEAAERARLTAAGTPSYDAG from the coding sequence ATGGACGACGAGAGGCACGCGGGGCTGACGGCCGCCGTCGCCGACCTCCTCGGCAGGCCCGTCACGGCGCTCGATGATGTGGTGCGCGAGCCGCTCGAGTACGACGCGTTCCTCGCGCACCGGTCGGTGACGCGGATCGGCGGACTGGCGCGACTCGCCGATGGGGCGGCTCTCGCGTGGACGCTCGTCGAGAAGCGCACGGAGGGGCCCGCGCTGGCCGTGCCGTACCTCGTCGCGAACGGCGCGCGCGAGCTGGCCGCCTACCGGTCGGGGCTCCTCGACGCGCTGCCGGCGGGGATCCGCGCGCCGCACGCGCTCGGGACGCTGCGGGACGCGTCCGGGGGCGTCACGCTCTGGATCGAGGAGGTGCGGCACCTCGGCCCGCGGCCGCTCGACCGCCCCGCGCTGCTCGACGCCGCGGAGGCGCTGGGCTCGCTGGCCGGGCGCTGGCTCGGTCGGCCGCCGGTGGATCCGTGGCTCTTCACCGGATGGATCGACCGGCACGCGCAGCCCGAGGCCGCCGCCGACGGCACGCGGATCCTCGCGGCACCCGGGCCCGCAGCGCGCGCCCGGCTCGGCGCGCGCATCCCCGCCGCCGCCAGGCTGCTCGCCGAGCAGGACCGCGTGCGCGGCGTGCTCGAGGCGCTGCCTCGGACGCTCTGCCACCACGACGCGACGGGCGCCAACGTCTTCCGGGACGCGGGCGGGATCGTGCTCATCGACTGGGAGTCGCTGGGGCCGGGGCCGGTGGGCGCCGACCTCGCGTCGCTGCTGTGCTCGTCGGTGCGGCGGGGCGATGCGTCCGTCGCGGACGTGGCGGCTGTGCTCGACGTCGCCGTCGACCGCTACGCGCGGGGGATCCGCTCGGCCGGGTCGGCCGTGCCGACGGACGTCGTGCGCCTCGGCCTCGACGCGTCGATGGCGCTGCGATGGAAGCTCGCGGCCGACCTCGTGGCCGCTCTCGACTCCGGATCCGCGCCGCGACGGGGCAGCCTCCCCGACGAGCCCGGCGAGGTGGCGATGGCGGAGCTCGTCGCGCTGCTCGACCTGGTGCTCGAGGCGGCGGAGCGCGCTCGGCTGACCGCCGCGGGCACCCCCTCGTACGATGCAGGGTGA